One region of Trinickia violacea genomic DNA includes:
- a CDS encoding formimidoylglutamate deiminase: MTGNHTLFAEHAYLPDGWRRNVLLEWDDAGVLVAVRPDGTAAPNVARAAGPVMPGMPNLHSHAFQRAMAGLAEYRANATDNFWSWRDLMYRFAARITPEGLGAIARWLYIEMLKAGYTSVCEFHYVHHMADGGRYANAAELAERVVDAAASTGIGMTMLPVLYQYSGFGARAPRDDQRRFINTPDSLLELLSTLRRARPEHAALRYGVAPHSLRAVSEESLRALLAGLDANAPVHIHIAEQTGEVDDCLATTGARPVQWLLDRFDVDARWCLVHATHIDDGETVALAKSRAVAGLCLTTEANLGDGVFPAHAYLEAHGRFGVGSDSHIGVDWRAELRLLEYGQRLVRRQRNVLASDAHSHVADRLFDAALEGGAQATGRATGALRAGCCADWLVLDPDHPSLAEHAPGKWLSGIVFCEHGETPVRDVYAGGRPVVQARRHADEAVAYAAYRAAIAELLD, encoded by the coding sequence ATGACTGGAAATCACACGCTTTTTGCCGAGCACGCGTATTTGCCGGATGGCTGGCGACGCAATGTGCTGCTCGAATGGGACGACGCGGGCGTGCTCGTAGCCGTCAGGCCCGATGGCACGGCAGCGCCGAATGTCGCGCGCGCGGCGGGCCCGGTCATGCCCGGCATGCCGAACCTGCACTCGCATGCGTTCCAGCGCGCGATGGCGGGTCTGGCCGAATATCGCGCCAACGCCACCGACAACTTCTGGAGCTGGCGCGACCTGATGTACCGCTTCGCCGCGCGCATCACGCCCGAAGGGCTCGGTGCGATCGCGCGCTGGCTCTACATCGAGATGCTGAAGGCGGGCTATACGTCGGTGTGCGAGTTCCACTACGTGCATCACATGGCCGACGGCGGCCGCTACGCGAATGCGGCGGAGCTCGCCGAGCGCGTGGTCGATGCCGCCGCGAGCACGGGCATCGGCATGACGATGCTGCCGGTGCTCTACCAGTACAGCGGCTTTGGCGCGCGTGCGCCGCGCGACGATCAGCGCCGCTTCATCAATACGCCGGACAGTCTGCTCGAGCTGCTCTCGACGTTGCGCCGTGCACGTCCCGAGCACGCCGCGCTGCGTTACGGCGTGGCGCCGCATTCGCTGCGCGCGGTGTCGGAAGAGTCGCTGCGCGCGTTGCTCGCCGGACTCGATGCGAACGCCCCGGTGCACATCCATATCGCCGAGCAAACGGGCGAAGTCGACGACTGCCTCGCGACGACCGGCGCACGCCCCGTGCAGTGGCTGCTCGACCGCTTCGACGTGGACGCGCGCTGGTGCCTCGTGCACGCCACGCACATCGACGACGGCGAGACCGTCGCGCTCGCGAAGAGCCGCGCCGTGGCCGGACTGTGCCTGACGACCGAGGCGAATCTCGGCGACGGCGTGTTCCCGGCGCACGCGTATCTCGAAGCGCACGGGCGCTTCGGTGTCGGGTCGGATAGCCATATCGGCGTCGATTGGCGTGCCGAGCTGCGGCTGCTCGAATACGGGCAGCGTCTCGTGCGGCGGCAGCGCAACGTGCTGGCGTCGGACGCGCATTCGCACGTCGCCGACCGTCTCTTCGACGCGGCGCTCGAGGGCGGCGCGCAAGCGACCGGGCGCGCGACGGGCGCGTTGCGAGCGGGGTGCTGCGCCGATTGGCTGGTGCTCGACCCGGATCACCCGAGCCTCGCCGAGCACGCGCCCGGCAAGTGGCTCTCCGGCATCGTCTTCTGCGAGCATGGCGAAACGCCGGTGCGCGATGTCTATGCGGGCGGACGGCCCGTCGTGCAGGCGCGCCGGCACGCCGACGAGGCGGTGGCGTATGCTGCGTATCGCGCGGCGATTGCCGAGCTGCTCGACTAA
- a CDS encoding HutD/Ves family protein has protein sequence MASGAGEGTTQPQQGHEGRAGAVTLLRAADLVASRWKNGGGVTREIAAYPWGSDLDTFVWRVSVADVEQPGPFSRFPGIDRTLVLLSGNGMLLDERGGITYSLMKPLDAAHFNGETAIDASLVDGPTRDFNLMLRRGRVRGLIDVWRGQAEHTLDADVMLLFCASGTFDVALGVEASGAGAPVTLGETDTLCIEAPRALSCAVSGSGVMLAVYIRYV, from the coding sequence ATGGCCTCCGGCGCGGGTGAGGGAACGACACAGCCGCAGCAGGGGCACGAAGGGCGCGCGGGTGCGGTCACGCTCTTGCGCGCGGCCGATCTCGTCGCGTCGCGCTGGAAGAACGGCGGGGGCGTGACGCGCGAGATCGCCGCGTATCCGTGGGGCTCGGACCTCGATACGTTCGTGTGGCGCGTGAGCGTCGCGGACGTCGAGCAGCCGGGACCGTTCTCGCGTTTTCCGGGCATCGACCGCACGCTCGTCCTGCTCTCGGGCAACGGCATGCTGCTCGACGAGCGCGGCGGCATCACGTACTCGCTGATGAAGCCGCTCGACGCCGCGCACTTCAACGGCGAGACGGCAATCGACGCGAGCCTCGTCGACGGCCCGACGCGCGACTTCAACCTGATGCTGCGGCGCGGCCGCGTGCGAGGGTTGATCGACGTGTGGCGCGGCCAGGCGGAGCACACGCTCGACGCGGACGTGATGCTGCTCTTCTGCGCGAGCGGGACGTTCGACGTCGCGCTGGGCGTGGAGGCTTCCGGCGCCGGCGCGCCGGTCACGCTCGGCGAGACCGATACGCTGTGCATCGAAGCGCCTCGCGCGCTGTCGTGCGCGGTGTCCGGCTCGGGCGTGATGCTCGCCGTGTACATCCGCTACGTGTGA
- the hutC gene encoding histidine utilization repressor has protein sequence MNAPAYLEIKNFILARIHAGEWAEGDQVPSENELARDFKVARMTVNRALRELTSEQVLTRVQGAGTFVARPKYESTLVAIRSISDEIVARGHRHHASVLHLGATIADDTLADEMQVSAGSPVFHSRVLHFENDEPVQLEERWVNPAVAPEYALQDFALTTPNQYLVRVAPLQRVEYRIEAAVPEDDTRKHLTMSDTEPCLMLHRRTWSQGVVASVANLWHPGTRYRFTGHF, from the coding sequence ATGAACGCTCCCGCATACCTGGAAATCAAGAACTTCATCCTCGCGCGCATCCATGCGGGCGAGTGGGCGGAGGGCGACCAGGTGCCATCGGAGAACGAGCTCGCGCGCGACTTCAAGGTGGCGCGCATGACGGTCAACCGCGCGTTGCGCGAGCTGACCTCGGAGCAGGTGCTCACGCGCGTGCAGGGCGCCGGCACGTTCGTCGCCCGGCCGAAGTACGAATCGACGCTCGTGGCGATCCGCAGCATCTCGGACGAGATCGTCGCGCGCGGCCATCGTCATCACGCGAGCGTGCTGCACCTCGGCGCGACGATCGCCGACGACACGCTCGCCGACGAAATGCAGGTGAGCGCGGGCAGCCCGGTGTTCCATTCACGCGTGCTGCACTTCGAAAACGACGAGCCGGTGCAGCTCGAAGAACGCTGGGTCAACCCGGCGGTGGCGCCCGAATACGCGCTGCAGGACTTTGCGCTGACCACGCCGAACCAGTACCTCGTGCGCGTCGCGCCGTTGCAGCGCGTCGAGTACCGGATCGAAGCCGCAGTGCCCGAGGACGACACGCGCAAGCATCTGACGATGAGCGACACCGAGCCGTGCCTGATGCTGCATCGGCGCACGTGGTCGCAGGGCGTGGTCGCCTCGGTGGCCAATCTCTGGCACCCCGGCACCCGCTATCGCTTCACCGGACATTTCTGA
- a CDS encoding response regulator encodes MHGKSASPSRVTQILIVDDHPIIRDGMAHLLNLQQDLHVCCAVGSAEEALAAMDCDPDMAIVDISLPSDSGLELVKTLRRRYPDLVILVLSMHDESLFAERALRSGANGYLMKLEATEHVMTAVREVLAGNIYVSAAMHDKLARALTAPHKKPEGRIASLSEREFEVLHLIGLGFGTREIAEKLNRSVKTVEAHQANIKEKLQIRSGKELMRFAIQWIESQ; translated from the coding sequence ATGCACGGGAAATCCGCTAGCCCAAGCCGGGTGACGCAAATCCTGATCGTGGATGACCACCCCATCATCCGGGACGGGATGGCGCACTTGCTGAATCTGCAACAGGATCTGCACGTCTGCTGCGCAGTTGGCAGCGCCGAAGAAGCGCTGGCAGCGATGGACTGCGATCCCGACATGGCCATCGTGGACATCAGTCTTCCATCGGACTCGGGCCTGGAGCTCGTCAAGACGCTTCGTCGCCGCTACCCGGATCTGGTCATCCTCGTCCTCAGCATGCACGACGAAAGCCTATTTGCCGAGCGCGCACTCCGGTCCGGAGCGAACGGGTATTTGATGAAACTCGAGGCCACCGAGCACGTCATGACCGCCGTCCGCGAAGTGCTGGCAGGCAATATCTACGTGAGCGCCGCCATGCATGACAAGCTGGCTCGCGCCCTCACCGCCCCCCATAAAAAGCCGGAGGGCCGAATCGCGAGCCTTTCGGAACGGGAATTCGAGGTCCTGCACCTGATCGGACTCGGCTTCGGCACGCGCGAAATCGCTGAGAAACTGAATCGAAGCGTGAAGACCGTCGAGGCGCATCAGGCCAACATCAAGGAAAAGCTGCAAATCCGTAGCGGCAAGGAGCTGATGCGCTTCGCCATTCAGTGGATCGAGAGCCAATAG
- the hutU gene encoding urocanate hydratase, whose protein sequence is MNNPKHIDPRLDPTRTIRAPRGTEKSCKSWLTEAAFRMIQNNLDPEVAEHPHALVVYGGIGRAARNWDCFDQILASLKDLNDDETLLIQSGKPVGVFRTHADAPRVLLANSNLVPHWATWEHFHELDRKGLMMYGQMTAGSWIYIGSQGIVQGTYETFFSVANQHFNGDPQGRWILTGGLGGMGGAQPLAATMAGFSMIAVECDETRIDFRLKTRYVDKKAKTLDEALAMIEEAKQSGKPVSVGLLGNAADVFAECVARGITPDCVTDQTSAHDPIHGYLPQGWNVEQWRERQKVDPQSIVQPAKQSMAKQVEAMLELQKRGAATLDYGNNIRQMALEMGVKNAFDFPGFVPAYIRPLFCEGKGPFRWVALSGDPEDIYKTDAKVKELIPDDPHLHNWLDMARERIAFQGLPARICWVGVKDRYRLGLAFNEMVKNGELKAPVVIGRDHLDTGSVASPNRETESMKDGSDAVSDWPLLNALLNTAGGATWVSLHHGGGVGMGFSQHSGVVIVCDGTDAAARRVERVLFNDPATGVMRHADAGYELAQQTAREAGLKLPMLGR, encoded by the coding sequence ATGAACAATCCGAAGCACATCGACCCGCGCCTGGACCCGACCCGCACGATCCGCGCGCCGCGCGGCACCGAAAAGAGCTGCAAGAGCTGGCTGACCGAGGCGGCGTTCCGGATGATCCAGAACAACCTCGATCCCGAAGTCGCCGAGCATCCGCATGCGCTCGTCGTGTACGGCGGCATCGGGCGCGCGGCGCGCAACTGGGATTGCTTCGATCAGATCCTCGCCTCGCTCAAGGACTTGAACGACGACGAGACGCTCCTGATTCAATCGGGCAAGCCGGTCGGCGTGTTCCGCACGCATGCCGACGCGCCGCGCGTGCTGCTGGCGAACTCGAATCTCGTGCCGCATTGGGCGACCTGGGAGCACTTCCACGAGCTCGACCGCAAGGGCCTCATGATGTACGGCCAGATGACGGCGGGCAGCTGGATCTACATCGGCAGCCAGGGCATCGTGCAGGGCACCTATGAGACGTTCTTCTCGGTCGCGAACCAGCACTTCAACGGCGACCCGCAGGGCCGCTGGATTCTGACGGGCGGCTTGGGCGGCATGGGCGGCGCCCAGCCGCTCGCGGCGACGATGGCGGGCTTCTCGATGATCGCGGTTGAATGCGACGAGACGCGCATCGATTTCCGCTTGAAGACGCGCTACGTCGACAAGAAGGCGAAGACGCTCGACGAAGCGCTAGCGATGATCGAAGAGGCGAAGCAGAGCGGCAAGCCGGTGTCGGTGGGCCTCCTCGGCAACGCGGCCGACGTGTTCGCCGAATGCGTCGCGCGCGGCATCACGCCCGATTGCGTGACGGACCAGACGAGCGCGCACGATCCGATCCACGGCTACCTGCCGCAAGGCTGGAACGTCGAGCAATGGCGCGAGCGCCAGAAGGTCGATCCGCAGAGCATCGTGCAGCCCGCGAAGCAATCGATGGCCAAGCAAGTCGAAGCGATGCTCGAGCTGCAAAAGCGCGGCGCGGCGACGCTCGATTACGGCAACAACATCCGCCAGATGGCGCTCGAAATGGGCGTGAAGAACGCGTTCGATTTCCCGGGCTTCGTGCCGGCGTATATCCGTCCGCTGTTCTGCGAAGGCAAGGGCCCGTTCCGCTGGGTCGCGCTGTCGGGCGATCCCGAGGACATCTACAAGACCGATGCGAAGGTCAAGGAACTGATCCCCGACGATCCGCATCTGCACAACTGGCTCGACATGGCGCGCGAACGCATCGCGTTCCAGGGCCTGCCCGCGCGCATTTGCTGGGTCGGCGTGAAGGACCGCTATCGCCTGGGCCTCGCGTTCAACGAGATGGTCAAGAACGGCGAGCTGAAGGCGCCGGTCGTGATCGGGCGCGATCACCTCGATACGGGTTCGGTCGCGAGCCCGAACCGCGAGACCGAATCGATGAAGGACGGCTCGGATGCCGTCAGCGACTGGCCGCTGCTCAACGCGCTCTTGAACACCGCGGGCGGCGCGACGTGGGTGTCGCTGCACCACGGCGGCGGCGTCGGGATGGGCTTCTCGCAGCACTCGGGCGTCGTGATCGTCTGCGACGGCACGGACGCCGCCGCGCGCCGCGTCGAACGCGTGCTGTTCAACGATCCGGCCACGGGCGTGATGCGCCACGCGGACGCCGGCTACGAGCTCGCGCAGCAGACCGCGCGCGAAGCCGGCCTCAAGCTGCCGATGCTGGGGCGCTGA
- the hutH gene encoding histidine ammonia-lyase yields the protein MLTLTPGHLTLPQLRQIARRPVKLQLDPKSFAAIDACAKAVADIAAKGEPAYGINTGFGRLASTHIPHDQLELLQRNLVLSHAVGVGEPMSAPVVRLLIALKVSSLGRGHSGIRREVIDALITLFNHDVLPVIPVKGSVGASGDLAPLAHMSAVLLGIGEVFIRGERASATEGLSAAGLAPLTLQAKEGLALLNGTQASAALALHNMFAIEDLYRTGLVAGALSVDAAAGSVKPFDARIHELRGHPGQIDAAAAYRTLLDGSGINLSHRDCGKVQDPYSLRCQPQVMGACLDQMRHAADVLLIEANAVSDNPLIFPDTGEVLSGGNFHAEPVAFAADNLALAAAEIGALAERRIALLIDATLSGLPPFLVKDGGVNSGFMIAHVTAAALASENKTLAHPASVDSLPTSANQEDHVSMATFAARKLADIAENTANILAIELLAAAQGVDLRGPNKTSGALQRVMDTVREAVPHYELDHYFAPDIAAIAKLVQRGTIASHSPFSFVSEQH from the coding sequence ATGTTGACTCTCACGCCCGGCCACCTGACCCTCCCCCAGCTGCGCCAAATCGCCCGCCGTCCTGTGAAGCTCCAGCTCGATCCGAAGAGCTTCGCAGCCATCGACGCCTGCGCCAAGGCCGTCGCCGATATCGCCGCGAAAGGCGAACCCGCCTACGGCATCAATACCGGCTTCGGACGCCTCGCCAGCACGCATATCCCGCACGACCAGCTCGAGCTGCTGCAGCGCAATCTCGTGCTGTCGCACGCGGTCGGCGTCGGCGAACCGATGTCGGCGCCGGTCGTGCGCCTCTTGATCGCCCTCAAGGTGTCGAGCCTCGGCCGCGGCCACTCGGGCATCCGCCGCGAAGTCATCGACGCGCTCATCACGCTCTTCAATCATGACGTGCTGCCGGTGATTCCCGTCAAGGGCTCGGTCGGGGCGTCGGGCGACCTGGCGCCGCTCGCGCATATGTCGGCGGTGCTGCTCGGCATCGGCGAAGTGTTCATCCGCGGCGAGCGCGCCAGCGCCACCGAAGGCCTCTCGGCCGCCGGCCTCGCGCCGCTCACGCTGCAAGCGAAGGAGGGCCTCGCGCTGCTGAACGGCACGCAGGCTTCGGCCGCGCTAGCGCTCCACAACATGTTCGCGATCGAAGACCTGTACCGCACCGGCCTCGTGGCGGGCGCGCTGTCGGTCGATGCGGCCGCGGGCTCGGTCAAGCCGTTCGACGCGCGCATCCACGAACTGCGCGGCCACCCAGGCCAGATCGACGCGGCCGCGGCCTACCGCACGCTGCTCGACGGCTCCGGCATCAACCTCTCGCACCGCGACTGCGGCAAGGTGCAGGACCCGTACAGCCTGCGCTGCCAGCCGCAGGTGATGGGCGCGTGTCTCGACCAGATGCGCCACGCGGCCGACGTGCTGCTCATCGAAGCGAACGCGGTCTCCGACAACCCGCTGATCTTCCCGGACACCGGTGAAGTGCTCTCGGGCGGCAACTTCCATGCGGAGCCCGTCGCGTTCGCCGCCGACAACCTCGCGCTGGCCGCCGCCGAAATCGGCGCGCTCGCGGAACGCCGCATCGCCTTGCTGATCGACGCGACGCTGTCGGGCCTGCCGCCGTTTCTCGTCAAGGATGGCGGCGTCAACTCCGGCTTCATGATTGCGCACGTGACGGCCGCCGCGCTCGCTTCGGAAAACAAGACGCTCGCGCATCCGGCTTCGGTCGATTCGCTGCCGACTTCCGCGAATCAGGAAGACCACGTGTCGATGGCGACGTTCGCTGCGCGCAAGCTCGCCGACATCGCCGAGAACACCGCGAACATCCTCGCGATCGAATTGCTCGCCGCCGCGCAAGGCGTGGACCTGCGCGGGCCGAACAAGACGAGCGGGGCGCTGCAGCGCGTGATGGACACCGTGCGCGAAGCCGTGCCGCACTACGAGCTCGACCACTACTTCGCACCGGACATCGCGGCGATCGCGAAGCTGGTGCAACGCGGCACGATCGCGTCGCACAGCCCGTTCTCGTTTGTATCCGAACAGCACTGA
- a CDS encoding CBS domain-containing protein encodes MRALDIMTTSVITATPETSIHEAARLFVDNRISSMPVVDANGRVVGFVSHSDLLHRVENGTVHGKRPWWLDFLLSSPREQAARYVKEHGHLVGDVMCDQVISISEDTRLDQIADLMERRHLKSVPVLKDGKLVGIVSRSNLIRALASVAPPVDSISHDDASLRDAIVLKMHGQRWGLPKQGVLVKDGVAHLWGMIESEEERRAIRIAAEDVPGVKRVEYHLEIPSVIPTL; translated from the coding sequence ATGCGCGCACTAGACATCATGACGACGTCCGTCATCACCGCCACGCCGGAAACGTCGATTCACGAGGCGGCACGACTGTTCGTCGACAACCGTATCAGCAGCATGCCGGTCGTCGATGCGAACGGACGGGTTGTCGGCTTCGTCAGCCACAGCGATCTGCTGCATCGCGTGGAAAACGGCACTGTCCATGGGAAGCGCCCGTGGTGGCTTGATTTTCTGCTGTCGTCGCCTCGCGAGCAAGCCGCGAGGTATGTGAAGGAGCACGGGCATTTGGTCGGCGACGTGATGTGCGACCAGGTGATTTCGATTTCCGAGGACACGCGGCTCGATCAGATCGCGGACCTCATGGAGCGCCGGCATCTCAAGAGCGTGCCGGTGCTGAAGGACGGCAAGCTGGTCGGAATCGTCAGCCGTTCGAATCTGATCCGCGCACTCGCGAGCGTTGCTCCGCCCGTGGATTCGATTTCGCACGATGACGCAAGCCTGCGCGACGCGATAGTCCTAAAAATGCACGGGCAGCGCTGGGGGTTGCCGAAGCAGGGCGTGCTCGTCAAGGACGGTGTCGCGCATCTATGGGGCATGATCGAATCCGAAGAGGAAAGGCGCGCCATCCGCATTGCGGCCGAGGACGTGCCGGGCGTCAAGCGCGTGGAATACCACCTTGAGATTCCGAGCGTGATTCCGACGCTGTAA
- the hutG gene encoding N-formylglutamate deformylase produces MTDSTDLPIFSLHRGTQPLLISIPHLGTRIADDIAATMTSAAMRVDDCDWHLDRLYAFAKRLGASILIPAYARYVIDLNRPPDGANLYPGQDTTGLLPVDTFDKEPLYQPGREPDEAEMARRRELYWKPYHAALVDELAALKARHGKVLLWEAHSIRSHVPRFFEGRLPDFNFGTSGGATAAAGLAEALADIVTKHGGYTAVANGRFKGGYITRHYGVPASGIHAVQLELSQITYMEERMPYAYDDALAAKVEPLLETLVKTALGRVASN; encoded by the coding sequence ATGACCGATTCCACCGATCTTCCGATTTTCTCCCTGCATCGCGGCACCCAGCCGCTGCTGATCTCGATCCCGCACCTCGGCACGCGCATCGCCGACGACATCGCGGCGACGATGACGTCGGCTGCGATGCGCGTCGACGATTGCGACTGGCACCTCGACCGTCTGTATGCGTTCGCGAAGCGGCTCGGGGCTTCGATCCTGATCCCGGCGTATGCGCGCTACGTGATCGATTTGAACCGCCCGCCCGATGGCGCGAACCTTTATCCGGGGCAGGATACGACCGGGCTTTTGCCTGTCGATACCTTCGATAAGGAGCCGCTCTATCAGCCGGGGCGCGAGCCGGACGAGGCAGAAATGGCTCGTCGTCGCGAGCTTTACTGGAAGCCGTATCATGCGGCGCTCGTAGACGAGCTGGCCGCGCTCAAGGCGCGGCACGGCAAGGTGCTGCTGTGGGAGGCGCATTCGATTCGCTCGCACGTGCCGCGCTTTTTCGAAGGGCGTTTGCCGGACTTCAACTTCGGCACGTCAGGCGGCGCGACGGCGGCCGCGGGCCTCGCCGAAGCGCTGGCCGACATCGTGACGAAGCACGGCGGCTATACGGCGGTGGCAAACGGGCGTTTCAAGGGCGGCTACATCACGCGCCACTACGGGGTGCCCGCCAGCGGCATCCACGCGGTGCAGCTGGAGCTGTCGCAGATCACCTATATGGAAGAGCGGATGCCGTATGCCTATGACGACGCGCTCGCGGCGAAAGTCGAACCGCTGCTGGAAACGCTGGTCAAGACGGCGCTTGGGCGCGTAGCGTCAAACTGA
- the pstS gene encoding phosphate ABC transporter substrate-binding protein PstS, with the protein MNARFQRTIVAPLSALIAGAARDLKHVFRWTAVACLVASHALAAQAAGGITGAGSSFFDPLVQKWAASYYDKTGQEVSFHPNGSGNGIDQLKAAAVSFSASDMPLTPGELRTSGLIQFPVAVGGLVPVVHLDGVSPGQLRLTGALLADIYLGKITDWNDPAIKAVNPGLALPDLKIVVVHRSDRSGSTFNWTNYLSAVSAQWHEQVGSGLTVKWPVGLGATSSQLVATYVKRITGAIGYVELAYTGLAPLAYATVQNKAGAFVEPSAASFKAAVETVAWGREDDFNQRVANPPGDRAWPIPGVVFILLKTESTADSTAALAFFRWALNEGRQEAAVENYGTPPADLVGKIEAYWAQNVPNGQVNDVASDGSPKSLKSVKSVAGVTKSVQSGF; encoded by the coding sequence ATGAACGCCAGATTCCAGCGAACCATTGTCGCTCCCCTCTCCGCACTCATCGCTGGAGCGGCTCGCGACCTGAAGCACGTGTTTCGTTGGACCGCGGTTGCATGCCTCGTCGCGAGTCACGCGCTGGCGGCGCAGGCCGCAGGCGGTATCACGGGCGCCGGTTCGAGCTTCTTCGATCCTCTGGTGCAGAAGTGGGCCGCCTCCTATTACGACAAAACCGGCCAGGAGGTGAGTTTTCATCCCAATGGCTCCGGGAACGGCATTGATCAGTTGAAAGCGGCTGCGGTGAGTTTCAGTGCCTCGGACATGCCGCTGACACCAGGCGAATTGCGCACATCGGGACTCATCCAGTTTCCGGTGGCGGTCGGCGGCCTCGTGCCGGTGGTCCACCTCGATGGCGTTTCGCCGGGACAGCTTCGCTTGACGGGTGCGCTGCTGGCGGACATCTACCTGGGCAAGATCACCGATTGGAACGACCCGGCCATCAAGGCGGTCAATCCCGGGCTCGCGCTTCCTGATCTGAAAATCGTCGTGGTTCATCGGAGTGATCGGTCCGGGTCGACCTTCAACTGGACGAACTACCTGAGCGCCGTGAGTGCGCAATGGCATGAGCAGGTGGGCAGCGGCCTGACGGTCAAATGGCCCGTGGGGCTCGGCGCCACGAGCAGCCAGCTCGTCGCCACCTATGTCAAGCGGATCACGGGCGCGATCGGCTATGTCGAACTGGCCTACACGGGCCTGGCTCCCCTCGCCTACGCGACCGTGCAGAATAAAGCCGGCGCGTTTGTCGAGCCATCGGCCGCGAGTTTCAAAGCTGCGGTGGAAACCGTGGCTTGGGGCCGCGAGGATGATTTCAACCAGCGCGTCGCCAATCCGCCGGGCGACAGAGCCTGGCCCATTCCCGGCGTCGTATTCATCTTGCTGAAAACCGAGAGCACAGCTGACTCGACCGCTGCGCTGGCGTTCTTCCGGTGGGCGCTCAATGAGGGCCGGCAGGAGGCAGCCGTCGAAAATTACGGCACCCCGCCGGCGGACCTGGTCGGGAAGATAGAAGCGTATTGGGCGCAGAATGTGCCCAACGGGCAAGTCAACGACGTCGCCTCCGACGGCTCGCCGAAAAGCCTCAAAAGCGTGAAAAGCGTGGCCGGCGTAACCAAATCGGTGCAGTCAGGCTTTTGA
- the hutI gene encoding imidazolonepropionase, whose amino-acid sequence MNDTVWQHFHLCPQGDPDHTIRDAALAVRDGKVAWLGAARDLPAEFAAWPRENLGGAWVTPGLVDCHTHLVYGGQRADEFAMRLAGVSYEAIAKRGGGIVSTVRATRAASEAELLRASAARLEPLIAEGVTAIEIKSGYGLDLDSERKMLRVARELGRRYPVSVYTTFLGAHALPPEFANRADDYIGEVCDRMLPALADEGLVDAVDVFCERIGFTLAQSERVFEAAARRNLPVKMHAEQLSNSGGTALAARYRALSADHLEFLDEAGVAAMKEAGTVAVLLPGAYYFIRETQLPPIDLLRRYDVPMAISTDSNPGTSPSTSLVAMLNLACTLFRLTVPEVLKGVTQHAARALGQHERHGELAVGREADFVAWSVDTLAELAYWIGRPLTQRVVRAGDTVYLRDAHPILEPAPLHAFDR is encoded by the coding sequence ATGAACGACACAGTCTGGCAGCACTTTCATCTCTGTCCGCAAGGCGACCCCGATCACACGATCCGCGATGCGGCGCTCGCCGTGCGCGACGGCAAAGTCGCGTGGCTCGGCGCCGCGCGCGACCTGCCCGCCGAATTCGCGGCGTGGCCGCGCGAGAATCTGGGCGGCGCGTGGGTCACGCCGGGTCTCGTCGATTGCCACACGCATCTGGTCTACGGCGGCCAGCGCGCCGACGAATTCGCGATGCGCCTCGCCGGCGTCAGCTACGAAGCCATCGCCAAGCGCGGCGGCGGCATCGTCTCGACGGTGCGCGCGACGCGCGCGGCGAGCGAGGCCGAGTTGCTGCGCGCATCGGCGGCACGCCTCGAGCCGCTGATCGCCGAAGGCGTCACCGCGATCGAAATCAAATCGGGCTATGGCCTCGACCTCGACAGCGAGCGCAAGATGCTGCGCGTCGCGCGCGAGCTGGGCCGCCGCTATCCCGTCTCGGTCTACACGACGTTTCTCGGCGCGCACGCGTTGCCGCCCGAATTCGCCAACCGCGCCGACGACTATATCGGCGAAGTCTGCGACCGCATGCTGCCCGCGCTCGCGGACGAAGGGCTCGTCGACGCGGTCGATGTGTTCTGCGAGCGCATCGGCTTCACGCTCGCGCAGAGCGAGCGCGTGTTCGAAGCGGCCGCGCGCCGCAACTTGCCCGTCAAGATGCACGCCGAGCAGTTGAGCAACAGCGGCGGCACGGCGCTCGCCGCGCGCTATCGGGCGCTATCCGCCGATCACCTCGAATTCCTCGACGAAGCGGGCGTCGCCGCCATGAAGGAAGCGGGCACCGTCGCCGTGCTGCTGCCGGGCGCGTATTACTTCATCCGCGAAACGCAATTGCCGCCGATCGACCTGCTGCGCCGCTACGACGTGCCGATGGCGATCTCGACCGACAGCAACCCCGGCACGTCGCCGTCGACGTCGCTCGTTGCGATGCTGAACCTCGCGTGCACGCTGTTCCGCCTGACCGTGCCCGAAGTGCTGAAGGGCGTCACGCAACATGCGGCGCGCGCACTCGGGCAACACGAGCGGCACGGCGAGCTCGCGGTGGGGCGCGAGGCGGACTTCGTCGCGTGGTCCGTCGATACGCTCGCCGAACTCGCCTACTGGATCGGGCGGCCGCTCACGCAGCGCGTCGTGCGCGCGGGCGACACCGTCTATCTGCGCGACGCGCATCCGATCCTGGAACCGGCACCTCTTCACGCTTTCGATCGATGA